One window of the Paraburkholderia sp. PGU19 genome contains the following:
- a CDS encoding LacI family DNA-binding transcriptional regulator, with translation MTDIAKLTGVSQSTVSLVLNNATSAKFSEATRNKVLKTAQDLGYRLAPREPLPPSSGERNLIIYLADEISTSPHPVVNIDGARDAAYANGKLLAVYSTHGNADIEQQVLDAALASPTVFGVVYATVYTRKVTLPAALARVPTVLLNCYTSEGDQSSIVPAEVAGGHVATEYLLRAGHRRIGYINGEHWQDAAKDRLKGYRTALATADLPFAPEMVRDGDWSSGTGFEHTLSLMREPNPPTAIFCANDLMALGAIEALKQLGYRVPDDVSVLGYDDQEIARHTHPPLSTVVLPNYELGRWAVDTLLQEVHNQAAGAPVRHRMVKLDGPLIERGSVREITEAKRAAVNIISD, from the coding sequence ATGACCGATATCGCCAAGCTCACCGGCGTGTCGCAATCGACTGTTTCTCTCGTCCTGAACAACGCGACCAGCGCGAAGTTTTCCGAAGCGACCCGCAACAAGGTGCTGAAAACCGCGCAGGATCTCGGCTATCGCCTCGCCCCGCGTGAACCGCTGCCGCCGTCGTCGGGCGAGCGCAATCTGATCATCTATCTCGCCGACGAAATCTCGACCAGTCCGCACCCCGTCGTGAACATCGACGGCGCGCGCGATGCCGCCTACGCGAACGGCAAGCTGCTCGCCGTCTACTCGACGCACGGCAACGCCGACATCGAGCAGCAGGTGCTCGACGCAGCTCTCGCGAGCCCGACCGTGTTCGGCGTGGTCTACGCAACCGTCTACACCCGCAAGGTCACGCTGCCCGCCGCACTGGCGCGTGTGCCGACCGTCCTGCTGAACTGCTATACGAGCGAGGGCGACCAGTCGTCGATCGTTCCTGCCGAAGTCGCGGGCGGCCATGTCGCAACCGAATACCTGTTGCGCGCGGGACACCGGCGGATCGGCTACATCAACGGCGAGCACTGGCAGGACGCGGCGAAAGACCGCCTGAAGGGCTACCGCACCGCACTCGCCACGGCCGACCTGCCGTTCGCGCCGGAGATGGTCCGCGACGGCGACTGGAGTTCGGGCACGGGCTTCGAGCACACGCTGTCGCTGATGCGCGAGCCTAATCCGCCGACCGCGATCTTCTGCGCGAACGACCTGATGGCGCTCGGTGCGATCGAGGCGCTGAAGCAGCTCGGCTACCGCGTGCCCGACGACGTCTCGGTGCTCGGCTACGACGATCAGGAAATCGCGCGCCACACGCATCCGCCGCTATCGACTGTCGTGCTGCCGAACTACGAACTGGGGCGCTGGGCCGTCGATACGCTGCTTCAGGAAGTGCACAACCAGGCAGCCGGCGCACCCGTGCGTCACCGGATGGTGAAACTCGACGGGCCGTTGATCGAACGTGGGTCAGTCAGGGAAATTACCGAGGCAAAACGCGCTGCAGTTAATATTATTAGTGATTGA
- a CDS encoding aldose 1-epimerase, with protein MREASLHSSAADPATDLRIDDPSLVVLSSGDTTLVVAPEVGGSIAAYFGVVREHSSQRVLHWLRPATRAALAACDPLRMASFPLFPYCNRIRDARFEFDGRTIDLGGDGNAYAHALHGHAWRRPWRVSARTASSVELHFEHEPDSEKQGDWPFRYRASQRIELLGDALRVTLTAQNLSESPMPFGMGHHPYYPRTSNTVITAHVDEMWHSDAHVLPTHLGPHGAVDALRRGMSADAFDLDNNFSGWTRSATIAWPDEARSVTLTADAPFDHLVVFAPANDVQLCVEPVTNTTDCFNADEDGRKRTGYRVLQPGEAISAGLNWKPQRN; from the coding sequence ATGCGCGAAGCTTCCCTCCATTCGTCCGCAGCCGATCCCGCCACCGATCTGCGCATCGACGACCCGTCGCTCGTCGTGTTGTCCAGTGGCGATACGACGCTCGTGGTCGCGCCGGAGGTCGGCGGATCGATTGCCGCTTATTTCGGCGTGGTGCGCGAGCACTCGTCGCAACGCGTGCTGCACTGGCTGCGTCCCGCGACACGCGCGGCGCTCGCCGCTTGTGATCCGCTGCGCATGGCGAGCTTCCCGCTCTTTCCGTATTGCAACCGCATCCGCGATGCGCGCTTCGAGTTCGACGGTCGCACGATCGATCTCGGCGGCGACGGAAACGCCTATGCGCATGCGCTGCATGGTCACGCGTGGCGCAGGCCGTGGCGTGTCAGCGCGCGCACGGCTTCATCTGTCGAACTGCATTTCGAGCATGAGCCGGATAGCGAAAAGCAAGGCGACTGGCCGTTTCGTTATCGCGCGAGCCAGCGCATCGAATTGCTGGGCGATGCGTTGCGCGTGACACTCACCGCGCAGAACCTCTCGGAAAGTCCGATGCCGTTCGGCATGGGCCATCACCCGTACTATCCGCGCACGTCGAACACGGTGATTACCGCGCATGTGGATGAAATGTGGCACTCAGACGCGCACGTGTTGCCGACACATCTCGGCCCGCATGGCGCCGTCGATGCACTCAGGCGCGGCATGAGCGCCGACGCGTTCGATCTGGACAACAACTTCAGCGGCTGGACGCGCAGCGCGACGATTGCATGGCCGGACGAAGCGCGCAGCGTGACGCTGACCGCCGATGCGCCGTTCGATCATCTGGTGGTGTTCGCGCCCGCGAACGATGTGCAGTTGTGCGTCGAGCCCGTCACGAATACGACCGACTGCTTCAACGCCGATGAAGACGGGCGCAAGCGCACAGGCTACCGCGTGCTCCAACCCGGCGAAGCGATCAGCGCCGGGCTCAACTGGAAGCCGCAGCGCAACTGA
- a CDS encoding endonuclease/exonuclease/phosphatase family protein codes for MRNPEELIRENLDRKDFIAVSWNLHKGRSPLGFQAWQAMQRWVQSVHADAYFLQEAMARRMPGPVLASSFGAPLGDFDNDVWHCQATEIADALQLQIALGPNVFKPSWRHGNAILSPHPLDLGGRWDISAHRFERRGLLVARATFGGHAVTLLCAHLALTRQARLRQMNWIAHWISKEAPDGPLVLAGDFNDWRNDSVPLFREHGLEEVATLLGEPGRTFPAFSPALALDKMFVRGMKPVEWIQPAQETAWLSDHLPYMARLRVD; via the coding sequence ATGCGAAACCCCGAAGAACTGATACGCGAAAACCTCGACCGGAAGGACTTTATCGCCGTGAGCTGGAACCTGCACAAGGGCCGCTCACCACTTGGCTTCCAGGCATGGCAGGCGATGCAGCGCTGGGTGCAGTCCGTTCATGCCGACGCGTACTTCCTGCAAGAAGCAATGGCGCGCCGCATGCCCGGCCCCGTGCTGGCCAGTTCGTTCGGCGCGCCGCTGGGCGACTTCGATAACGACGTGTGGCATTGCCAGGCGACTGAAATCGCCGATGCGCTGCAGTTGCAGATCGCGCTGGGACCGAACGTATTCAAACCGTCGTGGCGGCATGGCAATGCAATCCTGTCGCCGCATCCGCTCGATCTCGGCGGACGCTGGGACATTTCCGCACACCGCTTCGAGCGGCGCGGCCTGCTCGTCGCGCGCGCGACGTTCGGCGGTCACGCGGTGACGCTGCTGTGCGCGCATCTCGCGCTCACGCGCCAGGCGCGGCTGCGGCAGATGAACTGGATTGCGCACTGGATTTCGAAGGAAGCGCCCGACGGTCCGCTCGTGCTCGCGGGCGACTTCAACGACTGGCGCAACGATTCCGTGCCGCTCTTTCGTGAGCATGGCCTGGAAGAAGTCGCGACGCTGCTCGGTGAGCCGGGACGCACGTTTCCGGCTTTCTCGCCCGCACTGGCGCTCGACAAGATGTTCGTGCGCGGGATGAAGCCTGTCGAATGGATCCAGCCGGCGCAAGAGACGGCATGGCTGTCGGATCACCTGCCTTATATGGCGCGACTGCGCGTCGACTGA
- a CDS encoding DUF4148 domain-containing protein, with the protein MKKLSLAALLISAVVAAPAFASGYSPAPTQSPSSVNGPKTRAEVKADLAQARANGELSLNPNAPAYPQQFATGGYTVPIAHVDLHHLFKRTTAQD; encoded by the coding sequence ATGAAAAAGCTTTCGCTTGCCGCTTTGCTGATTTCCGCAGTCGTCGCCGCGCCCGCTTTCGCAAGCGGCTACAGCCCGGCTCCGACGCAATCGCCGTCCAGCGTCAACGGCCCGAAAACGCGTGCCGAGGTGAAGGCCGATCTGGCGCAAGCCCGGGCGAACGGTGAACTGAGCCTGAATCCGAACGCACCTGCTTATCCTCAGCAATTTGCAACGGGCGGTTATACGGTGCCCATCGCACACGTCGACCTGCACCATCTGTTCAAACGCACAACTGCACAGGATTGA
- a CDS encoding NAD(P)/FAD-dependent oxidoreductase, with product MDQIECVVIGAGVVGLAVARALAARGREVIVLEAAEAIGVGTSSRNSEVIHAGIYYPRGSLKAALCVRGREMLYDYCAERGVPHQRCGKLLVATARNQIPQLESIMARGKENGVLDLMRISGEEAQALEPALQCVEAVFSPQTGIVDSHQLMLALQGDAERDGAVCAFHAPVEAIEAINGRFIVKVGGNSPTTIGTACVINSAGLHANTIARKIRGLDARHVPPLYLARGNYFSISGRAPFNRLIYPMPNEAGLGVHLTIDLGGQARFGPDVEWVDTINYDVDPQRAESFYAAIRAYWPALPDHALQPAYAGIRPKLSGPGEPAADFLIQGPAAHGVRGLVNLFGIESPGLTASLAIAQRVCEVSGRA from the coding sequence ATGGATCAGATCGAATGTGTGGTGATCGGCGCTGGTGTCGTCGGTCTTGCCGTGGCGCGCGCGCTGGCTGCGCGCGGACGTGAAGTGATCGTGCTGGAGGCTGCGGAAGCCATCGGCGTCGGCACGAGTTCCCGCAACAGCGAAGTGATACACGCGGGCATCTACTATCCGCGCGGCTCGCTCAAGGCGGCACTCTGCGTGCGCGGCCGCGAGATGCTGTACGACTACTGCGCCGAACGCGGCGTGCCGCACCAGCGCTGCGGCAAATTGCTCGTCGCGACTGCGCGCAACCAGATTCCCCAGCTCGAAAGCATCATGGCGCGCGGCAAGGAAAACGGCGTGCTCGATCTGATGCGTATCAGCGGCGAGGAAGCACAGGCGCTCGAACCGGCGCTGCAATGTGTCGAAGCCGTGTTCTCGCCGCAGACGGGCATTGTCGATAGCCATCAACTGATGCTCGCGCTGCAGGGCGACGCGGAACGCGACGGCGCCGTCTGCGCGTTCCATGCGCCCGTCGAAGCAATCGAAGCGATCAACGGACGCTTCATCGTCAAGGTAGGCGGCAACTCGCCGACGACGATCGGCACCGCGTGCGTCATCAACAGCGCGGGACTGCATGCGAACACGATCGCGCGCAAGATTCGCGGGCTCGATGCGCGCCATGTGCCGCCGCTCTATCTCGCGCGCGGCAACTACTTCAGCATCTCGGGACGCGCGCCCTTCAACCGCCTGATCTATCCGATGCCGAACGAAGCTGGACTCGGCGTCCATCTGACGATCGATCTCGGCGGCCAGGCGCGTTTCGGCCCGGATGTCGAATGGGTCGATACGATCAACTACGACGTCGATCCGCAACGGGCCGAATCGTTCTATGCGGCGATCCGCGCGTATTGGCCGGCGCTGCCCGATCATGCGCTGCAACCGGCGTATGCGGGCATTCGTCCGAAGTTGTCGGGTCCTGGCGAGCCGGCCGCCGACTTCCTGATTCAAGGTCCCGCCGCGCATGGCGTGCGTGGTCTGGTGAATCTGTTCGGTATCGAGTCGCCGGGTTTGACGGCGTCGCTGGCGATCGCGCAGCGCGTGTGCGAAGTCAGCGGACGCGCGTGA
- a CDS encoding high-potential iron-sulfur protein → MNSSRRTFLITSIGVASTLALSRQAFADAPKVAESDPTAQALGYKEDASKVDKAKYAKYAAGQDCGNCSFYQGKATDAYAGCPMFAGKQVASKGWCSAYNKKA, encoded by the coding sequence ATGAACAGTTCACGTCGTACGTTTCTGATCACGAGTATCGGTGTGGCATCGACGCTCGCGCTGTCGCGCCAGGCGTTCGCCGATGCACCGAAGGTCGCCGAATCCGATCCGACCGCGCAGGCGCTCGGCTACAAGGAAGACGCGTCCAAGGTCGACAAGGCCAAATACGCGAAGTACGCAGCAGGCCAGGATTGCGGCAATTGCAGTTTCTATCAGGGCAAGGCCACCGACGCCTACGCGGGCTGCCCAATGTTCGCGGGCAAGCAGGTCGCGAGCAAGGGTTGGTGCAGCGCATATAACAAGAAAGCCTGA
- a CDS encoding MFS transporter, with amino-acid sequence MSQAARSLNTRAVTAAVIGNALEWYDFTVFGFLTVVIAELFFPSSSDYASILLTTASFGVAFVMRPVGGIVLGLYADRAGRKAALSLVIALMTLGILLLAIAPPYSAIGIGAPIIIVVGRLLQGFSAGGEFGSSTALLIEAAPFSKRGLYGSWQMASQAAALLLGAIVGALVTRGLSPEALKSWGWRVPFIIGLVIGPIGFYIRRNLADSEAFLHAKQTARRATLGELFAHHTRDVLCGLGSVIALTVTIYVLISYLPTFAVKQLKLPYSDSFTAVIVGNLLLMVLSPLTGAWSDRIGRKGLSLWSLGLTLVLIYPLFAWLEEAPSVSKLILVQAVLSITLSGYYGPFGALMAELFPANVRSIGLSLAYNFAVMLFGGFGQFIVTWLIKTTGSPLAPTYYVMCGLALSIIAVACMPAKRHADLDAMRKPVDALERR; translated from the coding sequence ATGTCACAAGCAGCGAGGAGCCTCAATACCCGTGCGGTCACTGCGGCCGTCATCGGTAATGCACTCGAGTGGTATGACTTCACCGTCTTTGGTTTTCTCACCGTCGTCATCGCCGAACTCTTCTTTCCCTCCAGCAGCGACTACGCGTCGATTCTTCTCACCACGGCGAGCTTCGGCGTCGCGTTCGTCATGCGGCCTGTCGGCGGCATCGTGCTCGGCCTGTACGCGGATCGCGCGGGACGCAAGGCGGCGCTCTCGCTCGTCATCGCATTGATGACGCTCGGCATTCTGCTGCTCGCCATCGCGCCGCCGTATTCGGCAATCGGCATCGGCGCGCCGATCATCATCGTGGTTGGGCGTCTGCTGCAGGGCTTTTCCGCGGGCGGCGAGTTCGGCAGCTCGACTGCGCTGCTGATCGAAGCGGCGCCGTTCTCGAAACGCGGTCTATACGGCAGCTGGCAGATGGCGAGCCAGGCGGCGGCACTGCTGCTCGGCGCGATCGTCGGCGCGCTGGTGACGCGCGGTCTGTCGCCGGAAGCGCTCAAGTCATGGGGCTGGCGCGTGCCGTTCATCATCGGTCTCGTGATCGGACCGATCGGTTTCTACATTCGCCGTAATCTCGCGGATTCCGAAGCATTTCTGCACGCGAAGCAGACCGCGCGCCGCGCGACGCTCGGCGAGCTTTTCGCGCACCATACCCGCGACGTGCTTTGCGGTCTGGGCTCGGTGATCGCATTGACGGTCACGATCTACGTGCTGATCAGCTATCTGCCGACCTTCGCGGTCAAGCAACTGAAGCTGCCTTATTCGGATTCGTTCACGGCTGTGATCGTCGGCAATCTGCTGTTGATGGTGTTGTCGCCGCTGACGGGCGCATGGTCCGATCGCATCGGGCGCAAGGGGTTATCGCTGTGGTCGCTGGGGCTCACGCTGGTGCTGATCTATCCGCTCTTCGCGTGGCTCGAAGAAGCACCGAGCGTGTCCAAGCTGATTCTCGTGCAGGCAGTGCTGTCGATCACGCTATCCGGCTATTACGGTCCGTTCGGCGCACTGATGGCCGAACTTTTTCCCGCGAACGTGCGCTCGATCGGCCTTTCGCTCGCGTACAACTTCGCGGTGATGCTGTTCGGCGGCTTTGGCCAGTTCATCGTCACGTGGCTGATCAAGACGACGGGTTCGCCGCTCGCGCCGACGTACTACGTGAT